In Cygnus atratus isolate AKBS03 ecotype Queensland, Australia chromosome 5, CAtr_DNAZoo_HiC_assembly, whole genome shotgun sequence, a single window of DNA contains:
- the TKFC gene encoding triokinase/FMN cyclase, which translates to MEASKKLVSSVAGCADDTLAGLVACNPGLRLLRGHRVALRADLAALRGRVALLSGGGSGHEPAHAGYIGKGMLSGVVAGAVFTSPAVGSILAAIRAVTQAGAVGTLLIVKNYTGDRLNFGLALERARAEGADVQMVVVGDDCAFTTQKKAGRRGLCGTVLVHKVAGALAEAGASLDEIVKRVSAVAKAMGTLGLSLSPCSVPGSKPTFQLADDEMELGLGIHGEAGVRRMKVMPADEAVETMLAHMTDPANASHLPLSRGASVVLVVNNLGGLSCLELGIVAGAAVRGLERRGVRIARALVGSFMTALEMAGVSLTLMLADEELVGLIDAETTAMAWPNLVAGPAMSQRPEVPAPNEGPETAQQAPSTGPGAKWVQLVLERVCSTLLGLQDKLNELDRAAGDGDCGHTHARAARAIQEWVRSRPPPAAPAQLLSALADLLLEKMGGSSGVLYGLFLTAAARPLHNRSDLPTWADAMDAGIEAMQRYGGAAPGDRTMLDSLCAAAQALHALRGPGADLLTVLASAVQSAEAAAEATRHMEAGAGRASYISSAQLLQPDPGAVAAAAVLRAVLEGLRG; encoded by the exons ATGGAG GCCTCCAAGAAGCTGGTCAGCTCGGTGGCCGGCTGCGCCGACGACACGCTGGCCGGGCTGGTGGCCTGCAACCCCGGGCTGCGGCTGCTGCGGGGACACCGGGTGGCCCTGCGCGCTGACCTGGCCGCCCTGCGGGGACGCGTGGCCCTGCTCTccggggggggctccggccACGAGCCCGCCCATGCAG GGTACATTGGGAAGGGCATGCTGAGCGGGGTGGTGGCCGGCGCCGTCTTCACCTCTCCCGCCGTGGGCAGCATCCTGGCGGCCATCCGGGCGGTGACGCAGGCTGGCGCAG TGGGGACCCTCCTGATCGTGAAGAACTACACTGGGGACCGGCTGAACTTCGGGCTGGCGCTGGAGCGGGCACGGGCAGAGGGGGCTGACGTGcagatggtggtggtgggggacGACTGCGCTTTCACCACCCAGAAGAAAGCTGGGCGCCGCGGGCTGTGCGGCACCGTCCTCGTGCACAAG GTGGCCGGGGCCCTGGCTGAGGCGGGGGCAAGCTTGGATGAGATTGTCAAGAGGGTGTCGGCGGTCGCCAAAGCCATGG GCACCCTGGGGCTCAGCCTGTCCCCGTGCAGCGTCCCCGGGTCCAAGCCCACCTTCCAGCTGGCTGACGATGAgatggagctggggctgg ggatCCACGGCGAGGCGGGCGTGCGCAGGATGAAG GTGATGCCGGCGGACGAGGCGGTGGAGACGATGCTGGCGCACATGACAGACCCTGCCAATGCCTCCCATCTGCCCCTGAGCCGCG GTGCTTctgtggtgctggtggtgaACAACCTGGGCGGGCTGTcctgcctggagctgggcaTCGTGGCTGGCGCTGCCGTGCGTGGGCTGG AGAGACGAGGAGTCCGCATCGCCCGGGCCCTGGTGGGCTCCTTCATGACGGCGCTGGAGATGGCCGGGGTCTCCCTCACCCTCATGCTGGCAGACGAGGAGCTGGTGGGGCTGATCG ATGCCGAGACCACGGCCATGGCTTGGCCCAACCTGGTTGCGGGGCCTGCCATGAGCCAGAGACCGGAGGTGCCGGCACCAAACGAGGGACCAGAGACAGCTCAGCAAGCGCCCAGCACAG ggcctggtGCAAAGTGGGTGCAGCTGGTCCTGGAGCGGGtgtgcagcaccctgctgggCCTGCAGGACAAGCTCAACGAGCTGGACCGCGCGGCGGGCGACGGGGACTGCGGCCACACACATGCCCGGGCCGCGCGAG CCATCCAGGAGTGGGTGCGGAGCCGGCCCCCgccggcagccccagcccagctcctctcGGCCCTGGCCgacctgctgctggagaagatgGGCGGCTCCTCCGGCGTG CTCTACGGGCTGTTCCTGACGGCGGCCGCCCGGCCCCTGCACAACCGCAGCGACCTCCCGACGTGGGCTGACGCCATGGACGCCGGCATCGAAGCCATGCAGCG GTACGGAGGAGCTGCCCCGGGGGACAGGACGATG CTGGACTCGCTGTGCGCCGCGGCGCAGGCGCTGCACGCCCTGCGCGGCCCCGGAGCCGACCTGCTGACGGTGCTGGCCTCCGCCGTGCAG AGCGCGGAGGCGGCGGCAGAAGCCACCCGGCACATGGAGGCCGGCGCGGGCAGAGCCAGCTACATCAGCTcggcccagctgctgcagcctgaccCCGGGGCGGTGGCGGCAGCGGCTGTGCTGCGCGCCGTgctggaggggctgcggggctga
- the SDHAF2 gene encoding succinate dehydrogenase assembly factor 2, mitochondrial, translating to MAAGRLCSLPRWAPRRPVPLCAQRGYRGDSPSDSGKDVLEIPLPPWQERPDEPLPTKRARLLYESRKRGMLENCILLSLFAKENLNCMSERQLNLYDRLINEPSNDWDIYYWATEAKPTPAVFENEVMAMLREFAKNKKREQRLRQPDLEYLFEPPR from the exons ATGGCGGCGGGCAGG CTCTGCTCGCTGCCCCGATGGGCCCCGCGCCGGCCCGTGCCGCTGTGCGCCCAGCGCGGATACCGCGGGGACTCGCCGAGCGACTCGGGGAAGGACGTGCTGGAGATCCCCCTGCCCCCCTGGCAGGAGCGCCCCGACGAGCCGCTGCCCACCAAGAGGGCCCGGCTGCTGTACGAGAGCAGGAAGAGGGGCATGCTGGAGAACTGCATCCTGCTCAG CCTCTTTGCGAAGGAGAACCTGAACTGCATGAGTGAACGGCAGCTGAACCTCTACGACCGGCTCATCAACGAGCCCAGCAACGACTGGGACATTTACTACTGGGCCACAG AAGCGAAGCCCACGCCAGCCGTGTTTGAGAACGAGGTGATGGCCATGCTGAGGGAGTTTGCCAAGAACAAGAagagggagcagaggctgcGGCAGCCGGACCTGGAGTACCTCTTCGAGCCCCCACGCTGA
- the LOC118244710 gene encoding lysosomal membrane ascorbate-dependent ferrireductase CYB561A3, with amino-acid sequence MAAPGEGESEGAAEGAPGLLPRSRQCRRPAAAMLAVPFRPFCAFLGGLGLLCLAFVGAWCQHWRGGFAWDGGARMFNWHPVLMVAGMVVLYGAAALVYRLPAAWRGPKLPWKVLHGALALTAFGLTVVGLVAVFGFHNASKTPNMYSLHSWLGLATVLLFSCQWLAGFSAFLLPYSPPWLRALYKPIHVFFGSTILMLSVASCVSGINEKLFFSLKNGTATTPYNRLPPEAVFANMLGLLIVLFGVLVLCALANPDWKRPEDDSTDTRQPLLGTER; translated from the exons aTGGCGGCGCCCGGCGAGGGCGAGAGCGAGGGGGCGGCGGAGGGAGCCCCGGGGCTCCTTCCCCGCAGCCG GCAgtgccgccgccccgccgcagcGATGCTGGCCGTGCCCTTCCGGCCCTTCTGCGCCTTCCTGGGCGGCCTGGGGCTCCTCTGCCTGGCCTTCGTCGGCGCCTGGTGCCAGCACTGGCGCGGCGGCTTCGCCTGGGACGGCGGCGCCCGCATGTTCAACTGGCACCCGGTGCTGATGGTGGCGGGCATGGTGGTGCTGTACGGCGCAG CGGCCCTGGTGTACCGCCTGCCCGCCGCCTGGCGCGGCCCCAAGCTCCCCTGGAAGGTCCTGCACGGCGCCCTGGCCCTGACGGCCTTCGGCCTCACCgtggtggggctggtggccgTCTTCGGCTTCCACAACGCCTCCAAGACGCCCAACATGTACTCGCTGCacagctggctggggctggccacCGTGCTGCTCTTTTCCTGCCAG TGGCTGGCTGGCTTCAGCGCCTTCCTGCTGCCCTACTCGCCCCCCTGGCTCCGTGCCCTCTACAAGCCCATCCACGTCTTCTTTGGCTCCACCATTCTCATGCTCTCTGTGGCGTCCTGCGTGTCGGGCATCAACGAGAAGCTCTTCTTCAGCCT GAAGAACGGGACAGCAACGACGCCGTACAACCGCCTGCCCCCCGAGGCCGTCTTCGCCAACATGCTGGGGCTCCTCATCGTCCTCTTcggggtgctggtgctgtgtgCCCTGGCCAACCCGGACTGGAAGCGCCCCGAGGACGACTCCACGGACACGCGCCAG cccctgctcggCACCGAGCGCTGA
- the TMEM138 gene encoding transmembrane protein 138 isoform X2 — protein sequence MLQTSNYGLVLFLQFLLLFYDLFVNSFSELLRTAPAVQLVLFIIQDIAILFNVIIIFLMFFNTFVFQAGLVNLLFHKFKGTILLSAAYLALSISFHVWVMNLRWRDSSRFVWTEGLQTLFVFQRLAAVLYCYFYKRTAVHLGDPLFYQDSLWLRREFAQFRG from the exons ATGCTCCAGACCAGCAACTACGGCCTGGTGCTGTTCCtgcagtttctgctgctgttctacGACCTGTTTGTCAACTCCTTCTCGGAGCTGCTCCGCACAGCCCCCGCCGTCCAGCTCGTCCTCTTCAT cATCCAGGACATCGCCATTCTTTTCAACgtcatcatcatcttcctcaTGTTCTTCAATACCTTCGTCTTCCAGGCCGGGTTGGTCAACCTCCTCTTCCACAAGTTCAAGGGGACCATCCTGCTGTCCGCAGCCTACCTGGCGCTCAGCATTTCCTTCCACGTCTGGGTCATG AACCTGCGGTGGAGGGACTCCAGCCGCTTCGTCTGGACCGAGGGCCTGCAGAcgctttttgttttccagcgGCTGG cGGCCGTGCTCTACTGCTACTTCTACAAGAGGACGGCGGTGCACCTGGGCGACCCCCTCTTCTACCAGGACTCGCTCTGGCTGCGCAGGGAGTTCGCGCAGTTCCGCGGCTGA
- the CPSF7 gene encoding cleavage and polyadenylation specificity factor subunit 7, with the protein MSEGVDLIDIYADEEFNQDSEFSNADQMDLYDDVLAASSQPPESRTSSSEPPPEIRQEPSPKPNNKSPAILYTYSGLRNKRAAVYVGSFSWWTTDQQLIQTIRSVGVYDVVELKFAENRANGQSKGYAEVVVASENSVHKLLELLPGKILNGDKVEVRLATRQNLSQFEAQARKTSRPFPVPLAGVPPRAHSRDSMDSVDGRATPTENALPPARVEKPPSILPFFNRPPAALPLMGLPPPPMPPPPPLSSGFGVPPPPPGIHYQHLMPPPPRLPPHLAVPPPGAVPPALHLNPAFFPPPSTALGPPPDTYGKAMAPYNHSSRELGPPPPAVSEVEFEEIMNRNRAISSSAISKAVSGASAGDYSDAIETLLTAIAVIKQSRVANDERCRVLLSSLKDCLHGIEAKSYSTGASSSSSRKRHRSRERSPSRSRESSRRHRDLLHSEDRHEDYFQERNREHERHRDRDRERDRHH; encoded by the exons ATGTCCGAGGGAGTGGACCTGATCGACATCTACGCCGACGAGGAGTTCAACCAG GACTCCGAGTTCAGTAATGCTGACCAGATGGACCTGTACGACGACGTGCTCGCAGCCAGCTCGCAGCCCCCCGAAAGCCGCACCAGCAGCTCGGAGCCACCCCCCGAGATCCGCCAGGAGCCGTCCCCCAAGCCCAACAACAAATCCCCTGCCATCCTGTACACCTACAGCGGGCTGCGCAACAAGAGAGCCGCCGTCTACGTGGGCAGCTTCTCCTGG TGGACGACGGACCAGCAGCTGATCCAGACCATCCGCTCGGTCGGCGTCTACGACGTGGTGGAGCTGAAGTTCGCAGAGAACCGGGCCAATGGCCAGTCGAAAGG GTACGCGGAGGTGGTGGTCGCCTCTGAGAACTCGGTCCACAAGCTGCTGGAGCTCCTGCCCGGCAAAATCCTCAACGGGGACAAGGTGGAGGTGAGGCTGGCCACCCGGCAGAACCTGTCACAGTTCGAGGCGCAGGCTCGCAAAAC CTCACGGCCCTTTCCCGTGCCACTTGCAGGTGTGCCGCCGCGGGCCCACTCCCGGGACTCCATGGACTCCGTGGATGGCCGCGCCACGCCGACAGAGAAcgcgctgccgcccgcccgcgtGGAGAAGCCCCCCTCCATCCTGCCCTTCTTCAaccgcccccccgccgccctgcccctcatggggctgcccccgccgcccATGCCGCCCCCGCCACCCCTCTCCTCCGGCTTCGGCGTCCCCCCGCCGCCACCCGGCATCCACTACCAGCACCTCATGCCCCCGCCGCCCCGACTGCCCCCCCACCTGGCCGTGCCGCCCCCGGGGGCTGTCCCGCCAGCCCTGCACCTCAACCCGGCCTTCTTCCCCCCGCCCAGCACGGCCCTGGGTCCCCCGCCAGACACCTACGGCAAGGCCATGGCCCCCTACAACCACAGCAG CCGGGAGCTGGGCCCGCCGCCACCCGCCGTGAGCGAGGTGGAGTTCGAGGAGATCATGAACAGGAACCGGGCCATCTCCAGCAGCGCCATTTCCAAGGCGGTGTCGGGCGCCAGCGCAG GCGACTACAGCGACGCCATCGAGACCCTCCTCACGGCCATCGCCGTCATCAAGCAGTCCCGCGTCGCCAACGACGAGCGGTGCCGcgtcctcctctcctccctcaaAGACTGCCTGCATGGGATCGAAGCCAAGTCCTACAGCACAggcgccagcagcagctcctccag GAAACGACACCGGTCTCGGGAGCGCTCTCCCAGCCGGTCCCGCGAGAGCAGCCGGCGGCACCGGGACCTGCTGCACAGCGAGGACCGGCACGAGGACTATTTCCAGGAGCGGAACCGGGAGCACGAGCGGCATCGGGACAGGGACAGAGAGAGGGACCGGCACCACTGA
- the TMEM138 gene encoding transmembrane protein 138 isoform X1 → MLQTSNYGLVLFLQFLLLFYDLFVNSFSELLRTAPAVQLVLFIIQDIAILFNVIIIFLMFFNTFVFQAGLVNLLFHKFKGTILLSAAYLALSISFHVWVMVQPAPAGISGVPGRRSQRCCPQADARVLPCLCPCQNLRWRDSSRFVWTEGLQTLFVFQRLAAVLYCYFYKRTAVHLGDPLFYQDSLWLRREFAQFRG, encoded by the exons ATGCTCCAGACCAGCAACTACGGCCTGGTGCTGTTCCtgcagtttctgctgctgttctacGACCTGTTTGTCAACTCCTTCTCGGAGCTGCTCCGCACAGCCCCCGCCGTCCAGCTCGTCCTCTTCAT cATCCAGGACATCGCCATTCTTTTCAACgtcatcatcatcttcctcaTGTTCTTCAATACCTTCGTCTTCCAGGCCGGGTTGGTCAACCTCCTCTTCCACAAGTTCAAGGGGACCATCCTGCTGTCCGCAGCCTACCTGGCGCTCAGCATTTCCTTCCACGTCTGGGTCATG GTCCAGCCCGCGCCCGCCGGGATCAGCGGCGTGCCAGGCCGCAGGAGCCAGAGGTGCTGCCCCCAAGCTGACGCACGGGTTCTTCCGTGTCTTTGTCCGTGTCAGAACCTGCGGTGGAGGGACTCCAGCCGCTTCGTCTGGACCGAGGGCCTGCAGAcgctttttgttttccagcgGCTGG cGGCCGTGCTCTACTGCTACTTCTACAAGAGGACGGCGGTGCACCTGGGCGACCCCCTCTTCTACCAGGACTCGCTCTGGCTGCGCAGGGAGTTCGCGCAGTTCCGCGGCTGA
- the LRRC10B gene encoding leucine-rich repeat-containing protein 10B produces the protein MGSGGSARPASAEGPGGAEQRLEVRGGRLPAALWAQRGLIKLYLSGAGLRELPAELAALRHLRTLALDGNELLEVPEALCRLPRLAHLYLGRNALRGLPPAFARLQSLRCLWLEGNAVARFPRALLRLPGLRSLQLGDNRLARLPAALPRMAGLRGLWLYGNRFEEFPPALLRMGQLRVLDLDRNRIARFPDLAGLAGLRLLSYDHNPVRQPPRVADAVRLVGDGAQEFMEAREERLQGLRCQDEKEEEEEEGAEASPAAPRDGSPLLGDEEGSVAALPGSPRET, from the coding sequence ATGGGCAGCGGCGGCTCGGCGCGGCCGGCGTCGGCCGAGGGCCCCGGGGGCGCGGAGCAGCGGCTGGAGGTGCGCGGCGGGCGGCTGCCGGCGGCGCTGTGGGCGCAGCGCGGGCTCATCAAGCTGTACCTgagcggcgcggggctgcgggagctgccGGCCGAGCTGGCGGCGCTGCGGCACCTCCGCACGCTGGCCCTGGACGGCAACgagctgctggaggtgcccGAGGCGCTGTGCCGCCTGCCGCGCCTGGCGCACCTCTACCTGGGCCGCAACGCgctgcgggggctgccgccCGCCTTCGCCCGCCTGCAGAGCCTGCGCTGCCTCTGGCTGGAGGGCAACGCCGTGGCACGCTTCCCCCGCGCCCTGCTGCGCCTGCCCGGCCTGcgcagcctgcagctgggcgACAACCGCCTGGCGCGCCTGCCCGCCGCGCTGCCCCGCATGGCCGGCCTGCGCGGGCTCTGGCTCTACGGCAACCGCTTCGAGGAGTtccccccggccctgctgcgCATGGGCCAGCTCCGCGTCCTCGACCTGGACCGCAACCGCATCGCCCGCTTCCCCGACCTGGCCGGCCTGGCCGGCCTGCGCCTGCTCTCCTACGACCACAACCCCGTGCGGCAGCCGCCCCGCGTGGCCGACGCCGTGCGGCTGGTGGGCGACGGGGCGCAGGAGTTCATGGAGGCGCGGGAGGAGCGCCTGCAGGGCCTCCGGTGCCAGGAcgagaaggaggaggaggaggaggaaggtgctgAGGCCTCCCCGGCGGCCCCCAGGGACGGCTCCCCGCTGCTGGGGGACGAGGAGGG
- the TMEM216 gene encoding transmembrane protein 216 — MAPRGRQRSSAPLQVLLFLNGWYSATYFVAEAFIFAYKALLLPYPVSNLLLDALLLLLYLGTEATRIFFGSKGNLCQRKVPLSVSLALTVPAAVMAAYYLLLQTYVLRLEAILSAILLLFYAAELLLGVLALLSFSSVDVY, encoded by the exons ATGGCGCCCAGGG GCCGCCAGCGCTCCTCGGCGCCGCTGCAGGTGCTGCTCTTCCTCAACGGGTGGTACAGCGCGACCTACTTCGTGGCGGAGGCCTTCATCTTCGCCTACAAgg cgctgctgctgccctacCCCGTCAGCAACCTGCTGCTGGacgcgctgctgctgctcctctacCTGGGCACCGAGGCCACCCGCATCTTCTTCG GCTCCaagggcaacctgtgccagcgGAAGGTGCCGCTCTCCGTCAGCCTGGCCCTCACCGTGCCGGCGGCCGTGATGGCGGCCTActacctgctgctgcagacctACGTCCTGCGCCTGGAGGCCATCCTCAGCGCCATCCTCCTGCTCTTCTACGCcgcggagctgctgctgggcgtCCTCGCGCTGCTCTCCTTCTCCAG CGTTGAtgtgtattga